The genomic region GCGCAATGCCAATTCCTCCAGACGTAGCAAATTCTTTAGCTAATTGTTCAGCCATCATAAATTTCCAAATTTGCCCTGCTTGCCCCTTTCCAAAAATGGATTGCATCTCAGTTGTGAACATATTTTCAACAAAAGTCTGCAGTATAAAGGCTTCAAAGTTTTTAAAGGCTTCAGTATTTTTGTTCTCTACGCTGTGCGGTTTTATGTGTACTTGTTGAAGTTCGTGTTGTGTTACGGTATGTGAGTTTGTGTAATCAGCGTGCACGAGTTGAGCAAAATTATTTTCTTGGTGTGCAACAGTTTGTGTGCGTGCTGTGTTGCGTAAATCACGCAATTTTTCAACAGAAGCGCGATATTCAACTGGGTCAGCTGCGCGCGCAACATCAAGAACAATATCTGAAGGTGGCTGAATAGCCATGAGCTTCCCCTTTATTAACTACCATTCGCTTTTCTTTGTTTCAAATTTTTAAGTTTCGTCTTAAATTTGACAATAATGTATGTTTTTCTTTAATTTCATAGAAACGGTTTGTATTCATTTGAGTAAAATTACTCTTCGTGCACAAAGCGTCTTGCGTGCGTAGAGCTTTTGCACATAATGTATTTCTAAACAAAACACAATATTTAAATAAATCACCCCGCGTGGATCACTATAAGAACATTATGTAAAGCAACTAAAGCACCATACGCTGCCTCTTTTTAAACTCGTTTTTCTTTGTAATGCATATTTTCTACAAAGATAGGATTTTTTTTATTCTTTCAATAGCTGTAAAAAATAAAGTAAACCCTATAACATTTAAGCACTATAAAACACCAAACTTATGTCAAACTGACGTCTTTTATTATTTTATCTGCAATATAATCTTCAAGCATATTACTAAATTGTTGACGTTCTTCTATAACTTTAACCTC from Bartonella schoenbuchensis R1 harbors:
- a CDS encoding rod-binding protein, with amino-acid sequence MAIQPPSDIVLDVARAADPVEYRASVEKLRDLRNTARTQTVAHQENNFAQLVHADYTNSHTVTQHELQQVHIKPHSVENKNTEAFKNFEAFILQTFVENMFTTEMQSIFGKGQAGQIWKFMMAEQLAKEFATSGGIGIAQMLISEQAKKEEGSYNGERNRINATH